Genomic DNA from Nonomuraea rubra:
GGCCGTCGGAGGCGGCGATCAGGATGCGGGCGGCGAAGTCGGCATCGACGCGCGGCGTCGCGCTCGGCGAGTATCGGCACGAACAGCTCGTCGCGGGCGGGGAAGTAGTGCAGCAGGCCGCGCTCGCTCAGCCCGGCCGCTCGCGCGACGGCCCGCAGGGACGGCCCGGCGCTGTCGGCGTAGGCGGCTGCTGCCGCTTGGCGATCCCCTTGGCGTACGGGCCGCGATCGTCGCCAGGGGCCGGGTCGCGCTGCTCTGCCGCGCGCACGCCGCCGACCGCGTCTCCCGCATCGGGCTCGCCTGGACTGAGGACGGCGTGCGCTTCTCCCGCGAGGACGAGCCCGTCGGAGGGCGTCACACGACCCGTCAAACGTTCGCCTGAAGAAACTTAACTAAGATCGAACCCGTTCGTACAGCGACCGCAACCCGGTGCCAAACGCGGTGTTCGCCGCCCCATGCTCCGCCAGCGTTGGGTCATTCGCGACGTCAGGCGTGGCCCCTCGGCAACTTACCCCCGGATCTCTCGCAAGTTAGACGGCGCCACCGGGTGACTTCTGTGAAACTTTCACCTCCACGGGCGGTGCGTCGCGATCCCCGCGGAGACGAAGCTCCAGGCGGGAAGGCGTTCCGGCGGCAGCGCCCAGGCCGGCAGGGGCTCCCCCTCGTTGACGCCGGGCCGGACCGTCGGATGTACTCCGCGACAACACCCTCACCGAAGGAGGCCCGCGTACCCCCGCATCGCAAATTGTTAGCGCTAACAATGAGACCGCGAGGCCGGTCCCGCAGCGCCGATTTCCGTCACCCACCCGCCTGAGGGAGACAACTGGTGAGACTCGCCCTGCGTACGTTCCTCTTGACCGTGGGCCTGCTGCTTCCGAACGTGCTGTTCCCGCCGGCGGCCGGCGCCGACAACCCGATCGTGCAGACCATCTACACGGCCGACCCCGCGCCGCTCGTCCACAACGGCCGCGTCTACCTCTACACCGGCCACGACGAGGACGGCTCCACGTACTTCACCATGCGTGATTGGCGCGTCTACTCCTCCTCGGACATGGCCAACTGGACCGACCACGGCTCCCCCATGAGCCTGGCCACCTTCGCCTGGGCCGACGCCAACGCCTGGGCCGGCCACGTCGCCCACCGCAACGGCCGCTTCTACTGGTACGTGCCGGTCCGCGACCGCGCCACCGGCTCGATGGCCATCGGCGTCGCGGTCGCCGACAGCCCGACCGGACCCTTCCGGGACGCCCTCGGCCGCCCGCTGGTCAACAACAACGAGATCGACCCGAACGTCTTCATCGACGACAACGGCCAGGCCTACCTGTACTGGGGCAACCCTCGCCTCTGGTACGTCCGGCTGAACACGGACATGATCTCCTACTCCGGCAGCCCGGCCCAGATCCCGCTCACCACCGCCGGCTTCGGCACGCGCACCGGCAACGCCTCCCGCCCCACCCTGTACGAGGAGGGCCCCTGGGTCTTCAAGCGCAACGGCGTGTACTACAACGTCTTCGCCGCCGAGTGCTGCTCGGAGTTCATCGCCTACTCGACGGCGCCCAGCGCCACCGGGCCGTGGACCTACCGGGGGACGATCATGCCCAGGCAGGGGGGCAGCTTCACCAACCACGCCGGGATCATCGACTTCAACGGCGGCTCGTACTTCTTCTACCACAACGGCGCCCTTCCCGGTGGGGGCGGTTACACCAGGTCGGTGGCCGTGGAGAAGTTCACCTACAACGCCGACGGCACGTTCCCCACCATCAACATGACCACCGCGGGGCCGCCCCAGATCGGCACGCTCAACCCGTTCGTCCGCCAGGAGGCCGAGACCATCGCCTGGGCCGCCGGGGTCGAGACGGAACCGTCCGGTGAGGGCGGCATGAACGTGGGCTACATCGAGAACGGCGACTACCTCAAGGTCAAGGGCGTCGCCTTCGGCGACGGCGCTTCCTCCTTCACCGCCCGCGTGGCCTCGGCCACCGGCGGCGGCCGGATCGAGTTGCGGCTCGGCAGCGCCACCGGCACCCTCGTGGGCACCTGCACCGTCGCCGGCACCGGCGGGTGGCAGAACTGGACCTCGGTCACCTGCCCGGTGTCCGGGGCGACCGGCACGCGTGACCTCTACCTCCGCTTCGCCGGCGGCAGCGGTTACCTGCTCAACCTCAACTGGTGGCAGTTCACGCCGGGCAGCGGCTCCGAACTGCTGACGAACGGCACCATGGAGGACGGCACGACCGGCTGGACCGCCTCCGGCGGCACCCTGTCCTCCACCACCGACGTCGCCCACGCCGGCAACCGGTCCCTGCTCAACTCCGGTCGGGCCGCGGCCTGGAACGGCCCCCACCAGAACGTCACCGCCCAGCTCACCAACGGCAAGAGCTACACCACGAGCGTCTGGGTGCGATCGCAGAGCGGAACCCCCAGCGCGAAGGCGACCCTGACGATCACGGCGAACGGCACCACGAGCTACCACCAGCTCACCCCTGCGCAGACGGCCGGCACGAACGGCTGGACACAGCTGACCGGCACCACGACCGTCTCCTGGACCGGAACGCTGACCAACGCCTCCTTCTACGTCGAGACGGCCGCCGGCACCGACGGCCTCTACATCGACGACGCCTCCTTCCGGTGACCCGGCACGTCCTGAGCATCCGTCGTTCCGTACGAACGTGTCCCCGCATCGAACGACCGCCGGAGAGCCGCCCCTCCGACCCCCTTGAGGAGAGACATCGATGAGCAGGAAACGAACGCGCCTTTCCCTCGCCCTGACCGTGATGCTGACCCTGACGACGGGGGCCGTCGCGGCCGTCCCGCCCCTGCCGGCGCAGGCGCTGGAGAACGGCGTGGGCCGCACCCCGCCGATGGGCTGGAACACCTGGAACACCTTCGGCTGCAACATCAACGAGACGCTGATCAAGCAGACGGCCGACGCGCTCGTCAGCTCCGGCATGCGCGACCTGGGCTACCAGTACGTCGTGGTCGACGACTGCTGGTTCGACCCGAACCGCGACGCGGCCGGGAACCTCCAGGCCAACCTGTCCCGGTTCCCGAGCGGCATGAAGGCGCTCGGCGACTACCTGCACGCCAGGAACCTGAAGTTCGGCCTCTACCAGGCGCCGCTGGACAAGACCTGCGCCCAGTACTTCGGCTCCTACCCGGGCGCGACCGGCAGCCTCGGCCACGAGGTCCAGGACGCCCGGCAGTTCGCCGCCTGGGGCGTCGACTACCTCAAGTACGACTGGTGCTCCCCCACCGGCACCATCGACGACCAGGTGCGCACCTTCGCGAAGATGCGCGACGCGCTGGCCGCCACCGGCCGGCCGATCCTCTACAGCATCAACCCCAACAGCATCCACGAGAAGACCGGCCCGCAGCGCGACTGGGGCGACGTCGCCAACATCTGGCGCACGACCGAGGACATCACCAACGCCTGGAACACGGGCCAGACCAACGGCTACCCGATGGGCATCCAGAACATCGTCAACGTCAACGTCCCGCTCGCGGGCCGCGCCCGGCCGGGGGCGTTCAACGACCCCGACATGATGGTCGTCGGCCGGGGCGGCATGAACGACACCGAGATGCGCAGCCACTTCGCCCTCTGGGCCGTCATGGCCGCCCCGCTCATCGCCGGGAACGACGTCCGCGCCATGGACTCCGCGACCTCGACGATCATGAAGAACCAGAACCTGATCGCCATCAACCAGGACCCGCTCGGCCTCCAGGCCACCCAGATCGGCAACGACGGCACCCGCCGCGTCCTGGCCAAGCGGCTGAGCAACGGCGACGTCGCGGTCGCCCTGTTCAACCAGGGCGGCAGCACCACCACGATCAGCACCACCGCCTCCGCCATCGGCCTGACCGGCGGCCCGTTCACCCTCCGCGACGCCTGGACGAACGCCGTCACCACGACCACCGGCACCATCTCGGCGAGCGTCCCGTCCCACGGCACCGTCGTCTACCGGGTCAGCGGCGGAACTCCCCTGCCGTCCACCCGGATTCAGGGTGCCGGCTCCGGCAGGTGCCTGGACGTGAACGGCGCCTCCCAGGCCAACGGCACCAGCGTGGTGATCTGGGACTGCCACCAGCAGGCCAACCAGCAGTGGACCAGCACCACCGCCGGCGAGCTGCGCGTCTACGGCAGCAAGTGCCTGGACGTCGACCGCGCCGGCACCGCCGACGGTACCGCCGTCATCATCTGGGACTGCAACGGCCAGAGCAACCAGAGATGGCGCTTCAACACCGACGGCAGCATCACCGCCGTCGGCGCGAACAAGTGCCTGGACGTGGCCGGCAACGCCACGGCCAACGGCACCAGGCTCCAGATCTGGACCTGCACGGGCGCGGCCAACCAGCGCTGGTCCCGGATCTAGGGACCGCGCCGGACAGGGTGATGCCTTCAGCCTTGGTGCTGCCGGAGCCGGCGGCGTTCGGCCGGAGTGGTTCCGCCCCAGACGCCGTCCGGTTCGCCGGCCTCCAGCGCCCACTCCAGGCAGCGCGGCCGGACGGCGCAGTTCGAGCAGATCCGCATGGCCGGTTGGTGCCGGCCGTCCCAGGTGAGCGGGAAGAACAGGTCGGGGTCGGTCGCCCGGCAGGCGGCGCGGCTGGTCCAGTACAGGTCGGCCATGGCTGTCGCTCACTGCTGGGCGCGGGCGAACCACTGCTGGATCTGGACGTCCCGGCACACGCCGGTGAGCAGGTCGGCGGTCACCGGATCGTGGCCGACGGCCGGGTTGTCCAGCCACGAGGTGGCCACGGCGGCGATGCGTTCGAGGCCAGCGTCCATGGCGGCCAGGGCCTGGCCGGTGGCGAGCCGGCCGAAGGGCAGCGACTCCAGGGTGGTGCGTTCGCTCAGGGTCTCGCTGCAGGCGTCCGGCCAGCCGCCCAGGGCGGCGATGCGCTCGGCCAGTGAGTCGGCGTGGCCGCGCAGGGCCTCGGCGAGCTCGTCCAGCCAGCGGTGCACGGAGAGGAACGTCGCGCCGCGGACGTTCCAGTGCGCCTGCTTGGCCTGCGACGCCAGCTCGGCGACGTCGATGAGCACGTCCTGCAGGGCGGCGGTCGCCAGGTTGTCGAGGTGGGTGGTGGTCATTCGCGTGGGCCTTTCAGGGTGGATGCGGGGTCAGATCCGTACGTGTTCGGCTGATCCGGTGGGCAGCCAGTGGAACAGGTCGCTGATCTGCTTCGGCGCGTGCAGCAGGTCCCGCTCGATGCCGTCGCGGTCCTGCCGGAAGTGCTGCCAGCCTTCGTAGTGGATCGGCAGGATGGTGCGCGGGGCGATGGCCTCGCACAGCCGTACGGCCTGCCTGGCGGTCATGGTGTAGCGCAGGGGCCCGGTGAGGGGGAATCCGACGCCGCCCAGGTGGAGCAGGACCGTGCCGGGCCTGATCCGGGCGGCGGCCCGGCGGAGGGCGCGGTGGTAGACGGTGTCGCCGGTGATCCAGAGCGGGCCGTGGGCCTGGCCGGGCCAGGTGAGAGCGAAGCCGATCACCTCGCCCGTGATGGGCCGGCTCAGCGGCGGCCCGTGCCGGCACGGGGTGGCGGCGATCTCGATCGTCGGCCGGCCGGGCGCCTCCAGGCGGGTGGCCTGCCCGGCCTTGAGTGCGCGGGTGGCCCCGCCGAGCCGGCGGGCGCCCGAGGCGGTGGTGATCGTGGTCGTGGCGCCGGCCAGCAGGGCGCGCCCGGCGTGATCGAGGTTGTCACCGTGATGGTCGTGGGTGAGCAGGACGGCGTCCACGCCCCCGAGGGTGGACGCCGGGAGCGCGGGACCGGTGAGCTTGCGGGAGGAGGTCCCCCAGCCGAACGCGTACGTCCGGCCGGGGGCGTCGAAGGTCGGGTCCGTCAGCAGCCGCCAGCCGCCGAACTCGATGAGGACGGTGGGGCCGCCGATGTGGGTGAACCTGACGTCCGACATGGGAGCCTCCCTCTACCGGCTGTGGTGGAGCGCCCAGGCCAGGGCGCGGTCGGCGATCTCTTCCCAGCCCTCCTGGGCGGGCATCAGGTGGGAGCGGCCGGGGTACTCGATGACCTCGGTGATCGTGTTCGGCGCCTTGTAGTGCTTGGCGTTGGAGCGCTGGATCTTCGGCGGCATCAGGTTGTCGTGCTCGCCGGCGATGAACAGCAGGGGCTTGCGGTCGTCGTTGTGGTAGTCGACGTAGTTGTCGTCCTTGCCGGGGTGGATGTTGGCCAGGGCGCTGCCCCAGAAGATGTTGCCGGAGGCGGGGATGTGGTAGCGCTCGTAGGCGGCCCGCGCCTCCTGCTCGGGGAAGGTGTTGGTGAAGGCGTAGCGCCAGTGCTCGTAGTCGAGGCCGACGGCCTTGTGCCGGTTGGCGGGGTTCTTGAGGACGGGGAAGGTGGCCTTGAGCTGCGACAGCGGGATGATCTTGACGCCTTCGGCGGGGGCGGAGTTGATCGCCACCCCGGCGGCGCCGTAGCCGTGGTCGAGCAGGATCTGGGTGAACACCCCGCCGGCGGAGTGCCCGATGAGGATCGGCGGCTTGTCCAGGCCGCTGATCAGCTTCTCCAGCGAGCCGATGATCTGCGGGACGGTCACCCGCTCGATCGGCGTGGGATCGGCGTTGAGCGCCTCGACCTCGACCTCGAACCCCGGGTAGGCGGGGGCCAGGACCTTGAAGCCCTGTGCCTCGTAACGGGCGATCCAGTTCTCCCAGCTGCGGGGCGTCACCCAGAAGCCGTGGATCAGGACGATCGTGTCGGGTTTCATGTCGGTTCTCCCTCTAGCGGGTGGCGGCGTACGCGGACAGAACCATCGCGGTCGCGGCGGCGGGGTGGGACATCATCACGACGTGCGAGGAGTTGATCTCGCGGACCTTGCTGCCGGCGCGCCCGGCCATGAAGCGCTGGGCGGCGGGCGGGATGACCTTGTCCTGGGCGGGGATCAGGTACCAGGACGGGATGCTCTTCCACGCCGGCTCGCCGCTGCCGTCGGACAGGCCGGTGTGACTGCCGGGTCGCTGGGTGGCGGCCATCTGCCGGGTCTTGTACGAGGGCAGGTCGGCGGCGAACACCGCGCGGAACTTCGCGGGGTCGATGTAGCCGTCGATCCCCGGCTCGGTGCTGCCCGGCAGGGGGTAGGGCCGCAGGACGAGGGCGGCGCCCAGTTCGCTGCCGGGGAACTGCTGGGCCAGCTGCAACGCGCTCTCGCCCGCGTCGGGGGCGAAGGCGCCGAGGTAGACCAGGGCCTTGACGTTGTCGTGGCCGCGGGCGGCGTTGGTGATGACGACGCCGCCGTAGGAGTGGCCGACCAGGATGACCGGACCGGTGATCGTGTCGAGGACGCTGGAGACGTACGCGGCGTCACCGGAGACGTCGCGCAGCGGGTTGGCCGGCGCGATCACCGGGAAACCCGCCGCCTCCAGCATGGTGATCATGTCGTTGAATCCGGAGGCGTCGGCGAACGCCCCATGAACCAGGACCACGGTCGGTTTGGCGCCGGAGGCAGCGGAGGCGGGGACGGTCGCTCCGCCCAGGCCGAGGACGAGAACGCAGGTCGTGATGAGCATGCCGAGCCGGCGTAAGGGGGTCATGCGCGATGCTCCTTTGGAGGTCGGGAGGGCGAGGAGTTCAGGGGGTGTCGATGAACGCGAGCAGGTCGGCGTGCAGGCGGTCGCGGTCGGTGTCGGGCAGGGCGTGCCCGCTGCCCTCGTAGACCTTCAGGACGGCGCCGTCGATCAGTTCGGCCGATCGCTTGCCCCCGACCTCGAACGGCACGATCTGGTCGTCATCGCCATGAACGACCAGGGTGGGGACGTCGATCTTCGCCAGGTCCGGCCGGAAGTCGGTGGCCGAGAAGGCGGCGATGCACTCGTACGCGCCCCGATGCCCGCACGCCATGCTCTGCAGCCAGAACGCGTCCCGGAAGCCCTGGGGGACGTCCTGCCGGCGGTTGTGCCCGAAGAACGGGCCGTCGGCCAGGTCGCGGTAGAGCTGGGAGCGGTTGGCGGCCTCGCCGGCCCGGATCGCGTCGAAGATCTCGATCGGCAGGCCCTCGGGGTTGTCGTCGCTGCGCAGCATCAGCGGCGGCACCGCGGACACCAGGACCACCTTCGAGACGCGGCTGCTGCCGTGGCGGCCGACGTAGTGGGCGACCTCCCCGCCGCCGGTCGAGTGCCCGACCAGGGTGAGGTCCCGCAGGCCGAGCTGCTCGATCAGGCAGGCCAGGTCGTCGGCGTAGGTGTCCATCTCGTTGCCGTGCCAGGTCTGCGCCGAGCGGCCGTGGCCGCGCCGGTCGTGCGCGATGGCGCGGTGCCCGTGCTCGGCAAGGAAGAGGGCGGCCGCTTCCCAGGCGTCGGAGTTGAGCGGCCAGCCGTGGCTGAGCAGGACCGGGGAGCCGTCGGTGCCCCAGTCCTTGTAGAAGATCTGGGCTCCGTCGTTGGCGGTGATGTAGGGCATGTGACTTCCTTACTGGTGCGGTCTCGCTGTGCTCCGAAGCTAGGCTTGCGGCCCCCGGCCGGTAATCGGTCAGATGACTGCACCTGAGCCGACGTGCTCCTGACTTACGCGCTCGTCCAGGTCCTTGGCGCGGGTCTCGGGAGCGAGCAGAACCGTCAGGAAGGCGATCGTCGCCAGGCCCACGAGCAGGAGCGCGATGGGCCACGACGCGCCGCCCGCGCCCGCTACCAGAGAGGCCGCCACCAGCGGGGCGGGACCGCTGGTCAGCGCGGCCGTCCACTCGCGGGAGATGGCGATGCCGCTGTAGCGGTAGCGGGTACCGAACAGCTCGGTCAGGATCGAGGCGAGGACGGCGAACATGGCCGTGACGAAGACGCCGTACCCCAGCGTGACGGCGAAGATCACCAGCTCGGGGCGGCCGGTGTCGATCAGCCGGAACATCGGGAAGGCGAAGACGGACAGGGCTAGCGTGGCGCCGAGGAAGACCGGCCGACGGCCGACGCGGTCGGCCAGGTGCCCGAACAGCGGCATGAGCGCGATCCCCACGGCTGCCGAGCACACGTTGGCGATCAGGCCCACCGTGGCGGGCAGGCCGAGCGTCTTGGTGACGTAGGACAGCACGAAGACGTTCATGATGTAGCCGATCGCGCCGTAGGGGGCGTTGATCCCGGCGGCGATCAGCAGGCTGCGCGGCTGCCTTCTGAAGACCTCCAGCGCCGGGAAGCGGCTTACGCCGTGCGCCCGCTCGCGCTCGAAGAGCTGCGACTCCGGCACCCGGATCCGGCAGAAGAGCCCGACGCCCACACCCACCAGGCTGAGCAGGAACGGCACCCGCCAGCCCCACGACGTGAACGACGGCAGCGGCGCAACCGCGGTGAAGACGAGCGTGGCGATCAGGATGCCGATCTGGACGCCCATGCCGGGAAGCGCGGCCCGCAGGCCTCGTCGGCGGGGGTCGCTGGTCTCCGCCACCAGGACGAGGGCGCCGGCGTATTCTGCTCCGGCGCCGAAGCCCTGGACCAGCCGCAGGAGCACGAGCAGGATCGGCGCGGCCAGGCCCACCTGGTCGTAGGTGGGCAGCAGCCCGATGCCGGTCGTGGCCAGCCCCATCAGCAGCAGCGTCAGGACCAGGGCGGGTTTGCGGCCGACGCGGTCGCCGAGATGCCCGAACACGACTCCGCCGATGGGCCGGGCGAGGAAGCCGACGGCGAACGCGGTGAAGGAGCCGAGGGTGCCGGCCAAGGGGGCGTCGGCGGGGAAGAACTGGTCGTTGAAGACGATCGCCGCGGCCAGGCCGAAGAGTGCGAGGTCGTAGAACTCGATCGCGGTGCCGATGACGGCGGCCCTGGTCACTGATCTGCTTGTCATGACTGCCTCCTGTCGTGGGAGCCGAGCGCACGGGAACGGCGTCCGGGCTGATGGGTCGTGCAGGGCATTGGGGCGTGCCGGATCAGCGGGCCGCGAGTCAGGAGCTCGCGATCCGCAGCGGTTGGCGTGGACGCCTGCTCAGCGGTGGGTTCGCCGCTGGAGCGGAGAGGTCAGGTGGCGGCCTGGCGGATGAGGTCGGCGACCGCCGCGGGCTGGGAGATGTGGACGGCGTGACTGCCGATGGCCTCGACGACGGTCGAGCCAGCGCGCTTTTCCACCGGCTGCGCGGAAGCCGTCAGCTACACCGCGGGATCGGACCGGGTGGCCCGGCTGGTGCTGGGCAGCCCCGTGGTGTACGCCGATCTGATCGCCCGCGAGCTCAGGAGGGCCGCGGACGGCCACCGGATCCACATGCTGGACGACGTCCTGCGCAGGTTCGTCGCCGTCGACGGGCACAGCGCGCTCGACGAGCAGACGCGCCTGTATCTGCTGCGGCTGGCCGCTGACGCCTCTCTCAAGGCCACCGCCGAGTCACTGACGGTCTGGGGGCCGCGGATCCGAGCCTCGATCTGGTGCGGATCGCCGTACCCACCTTGATCGTCCAGGGCGAGGCCGACGCGTTCGTGCCGCCCGAGGACTGCGGCCGGCGTGTCGCCCGCGCCGTGGCGGGCAGCCTGCTCACCACCATTCCCGCCGTGCCGCACGCCGCCTCGCTCACCCACCACGAGCAGTGGAACTGCCTCGTGCTGGAGTTCCTCACCCGATGAGAAACTGTCGAGCGGCGCGTGATCAGCGCTGATGTCCGGCCGGCACGTTCAGCCGCCGGCACCCGGTCCGGAACCGAAGCAATCGTCACCATCACGCTCAATGGGCTCTCCCCCTCCTGTAGAGGGCACCCGGCGATCTCGCCGCAGCCCGCTTTGACCAGCAAAGCAGCGGGCTGCCCCGTGCTCCAGGAACTACGGAGGAAGAAAACCGCACGGCAGGCGCGCCCGACCCGGCCGCCTGCCGCCATCGCCGGCCCCGGCTCACGCTGGGCGCGCGAGGCCGGGGGCCGAAGGACCTCCGGCCATGCCACGGGCCGCCGAAGAGGCAGGCGGTAGGGGCCGCTGCCGGATCAGCCGGCTGGCGGCGAGGCGGAGAGTTTCGCGTGCAGCTTGCCGGCGCCGGTGTGATCGAGCGGGATCAGCAGGTCGAGGGCTTGCTGCCAGGCCGCGGCAGCGGCTGTGGCGTCTCCGAGAGCGTGGTGGGTGTCGCCGAGGTGCTCCAGGACCTCGGCCTCCAGGTGGCTGCGACCGGTAGCGCGGTAGAGAGCGAGGGATCGCCGGTAGCAGTCGATCGCGCGCTGGTGGTCGCCGAGGTGGTGGTGGGCGTAGCCGAGGGTGTCCCATGCTCCGGCTTCGTTGACCGCTATCTTCTGCTCGGCGAGATGGGTGATGGCCTGTTCGCCGTAGGTGATGGCGTCGTCGTAATGGCCGAGCAGGGCGTGGTACCAGGCGACGGAGGCCAGTTCCCGGGCGTGGCCGACCAGGTTGCCGGCGTCGCGGTAGAGGGCGAGAGCAGCCAGGGCGTGGTGCAGGGCGTCGTCGTGTTCCCCCAGATCACCATGGAGCCAGCCCAGATCGTGGTGGACGCGGGCCTGATCCAGTGGCTGGGCGCGCGTGCCGGGCATCTGCAGGAAGGTCAGAAGGCGCGCCTTCGCCTCCTGCGACCGACCGAGGTGGTGCTCTTGCCTGGTCACCCAGCCCACGACGGCGCTGGCGTAGCCCTGCCCGGCGGGGTCGCGGGTCACGGCTTCGGCGGCGCGGGCCAGGAAGGCCAGCGACTCCTGGCCGAGTGACCACTGGTGATCGATGAAGGCGTCCACCGTGGTCCAGGCGAGCTGCCACAAGTGACTGTCGAATCCGCCCCAGATTTCCGCCTGCCGCTGAGCCGCCCATACCACGTGTAGCTCACGGGTGGCCCACGCGGCTGCTTGCTCACGGTCGTGGATGACGTCGACGACCGTACCCGGCTGCGCGGGCGCCAGCTCAATGGGCGTGGAGACAACGGGGTAGATGACTTGATCAGCGGCATGCGCAGTGTGCAGCAGATGATCGACGAAGCGGTGGAAGGCCTGCCTGCACTCGGTGGGCCCGTCCTGTTCCTCGGCGACCTCGGCGGCGTAGGCGCGCAGCAGGTCGTGCAGCCGCCACCGTCCCGGCTCGTGCTCGGTGACCAGGTGGGCGGCGCTGCACTCGTCCAGCAAGGCACGAACGCGGCGAGCTGGTAAGGCGATGAGGGAGGCGGCGGCCGACAGCGTGACGTCCGGCCCCGGATGCAGCCCCAGGAGACGGAACAGGCGAGCGGCTGCCGGGCTCAGAGCCCGGTAGGACCAGGAGAAGGCCGCGCGCGGATCGACCCCGTCCAAGGTGTGGAAGGCGTCCAGGGTGCCGTGCGCCTCGCGCAGCTCGGCCGCGATGTCGGCGAGCGCGAAGGACGGCCGTGCGGCGGCGCGGGCGGCCACGACCGCCACCGCCAGCGGCAGATGGCCGCACAACTCCAGGACCTGGGCCACCGCCTCAGGCTCGGCCGCCACCCGCGCCTCATCGAGCCTGAGGGCCAGAGCCTCTCTCGCCTCTGCGGGAGTCCACACGTCCAAGGTGAGCGTGCGCGCGCCATGCGTGGCGGCCAGGCCGGTGAGCTGGTTGCGGCTGGTCACGATCGCCAGGCAACCGGCTGTTGCGGGCAGCAGCGGGCGGACCTGCTCGCTGTCGCGAGCGTTGTCCAAGACGATCAGCACCTGGCGGCCGGCCAGCTTGCTGCGAAACAGTGCCGCCCGGTCCTCGGTGCCTGCCGGGATGCGGCTGTCGGTGACGCCCAGCGCGCGCAAGAACCCGCCCAGCACCTGGCCGGGGTCGAGCACCTGGCCGCCGCGGTCGAACCCCCGCAGGTCCACCCACAGCTGCCCATCGGGAAAGGAGTCGGTGATCTGATGGGCCCAGTGCAGGGCCAGCGCCGTCTTACCGACTCCGGCCATTCCGCGGATGGCGCCGATCAGCACAGCCTGTGCCTGCCGCCCCTGTTCGTCCAGCAGCGCGAGGGCCTGCTGGAGTTCGGCGCGGCGGCCGGTGAACACCGGCAGATCAGCCGGGAGCTGGGCCAAAGCCCCCGCTCGCGGTCGCGTCTTGACCGTGGCCAGCAACCTGGCCCGATCCTGTTCGTTCAGGTTGAGGCCGTCGGCCAGCGCCTCGGCGGTGCGGCGCTGGGGTGAGCCCACCTTGCCGCGCTCCATGTTGCCGATCGCCCGCCCGCTCACCCCTGAAGCCTCCGACAGCTCCTCAAGCGTCATCTGCGCAGCCGTCCGCAGCTCCCGTAGCAGGGAACCGAACTCCCGCTCAGCCATTTCGCCCACCCTCACGATGGCGACCCGACGAAAGCCGATCATCACACGGCGATGGCTTGCCTGGTTCGGCTGTCTCACATGACGGGATCGCACCCTCATACAGGACCGGCTTGTCTTTCCCCGGATCGCCGTGCAGCCCGTCGTTCGGCAGCACGCCGGGCGCACGGTCGATCGCCTGCCGCGGCGCGATCCGGTGGAGATCACCCAGAGCCTACGCGTCGCCTCGCCTGCGGTCACCCCGCGGGTGGCCTCACGATCGGCCGGTCCCCAGCGCCCTGGCGAGGAAGCTCGCGGCCTGTTCGATCGCCTCCTGGGCGGAGCAGGTGCCGCGCAGGGCGTTGAGCGTGAGGAAGCCGTGGATGACGCCCTGGTAGCGCACCGCCGACACCGGAACGCCCGCTCCGCGCAGCCGTACGGCATAGGCCTCGCCCTCATCGC
This window encodes:
- a CDS encoding MBL fold metallo-hydrolase — translated: MSDVRFTHIGGPTVLIEFGGWRLLTDPTFDAPGRTYAFGWGTSSRKLTGPALPASTLGGVDAVLLTHDHHGDNLDHAGRALLAGATTTITTASGARRLGGATRALKAGQATRLEAPGRPTIEIAATPCRHGPPLSRPITGEVIGFALTWPGQAHGPLWITGDTVYHRALRRAAARIRPGTVLLHLGGVGFPLTGPLRYTMTARQAVRLCEAIAPRTILPIHYEGWQHFRQDRDGIERDLLHAPKQISDLFHWLPTGSAEHVRI
- a CDS encoding glycoside hydrolase family 27 protein, which encodes MSRKRTRLSLALTVMLTLTTGAVAAVPPLPAQALENGVGRTPPMGWNTWNTFGCNINETLIKQTADALVSSGMRDLGYQYVVVDDCWFDPNRDAAGNLQANLSRFPSGMKALGDYLHARNLKFGLYQAPLDKTCAQYFGSYPGATGSLGHEVQDARQFAAWGVDYLKYDWCSPTGTIDDQVRTFAKMRDALAATGRPILYSINPNSIHEKTGPQRDWGDVANIWRTTEDITNAWNTGQTNGYPMGIQNIVNVNVPLAGRARPGAFNDPDMMVVGRGGMNDTEMRSHFALWAVMAAPLIAGNDVRAMDSATSTIMKNQNLIAINQDPLGLQATQIGNDGTRRVLAKRLSNGDVAVALFNQGGSTTTISTTASAIGLTGGPFTLRDAWTNAVTTTTGTISASVPSHGTVVYRVSGGTPLPSTRIQGAGSGRCLDVNGASQANGTSVVIWDCHQQANQQWTSTTAGELRVYGSKCLDVDRAGTADGTAVIIWDCNGQSNQRWRFNTDGSITAVGANKCLDVAGNATANGTRLQIWTCTGAANQRWSRI
- a CDS encoding alpha/beta hydrolase, producing MKPDTIVLIHGFWVTPRSWENWIARYEAQGFKVLAPAYPGFEVEVEALNADPTPIERVTVPQIIGSLEKLISGLDKPPILIGHSAGGVFTQILLDHGYGAAGVAINSAPAEGVKIIPLSQLKATFPVLKNPANRHKAVGLDYEHWRYAFTNTFPEQEARAAYERYHIPASGNIFWGSALANIHPGKDDNYVDYHNDDRKPLLFIAGEHDNLMPPKIQRSNAKHYKAPNTITEVIEYPGRSHLMPAQEGWEEIADRALAWALHHSR
- a CDS encoding alpha/beta fold hydrolase; its protein translation is MTPLRRLGMLITTCVLVLGLGGATVPASAASGAKPTVVLVHGAFADASGFNDMITMLEAAGFPVIAPANPLRDVSGDAAYVSSVLDTITGPVILVGHSYGGVVITNAARGHDNVKALVYLGAFAPDAGESALQLAQQFPGSELGAALVLRPYPLPGSTEPGIDGYIDPAKFRAVFAADLPSYKTRQMAATQRPGSHTGLSDGSGEPAWKSIPSWYLIPAQDKVIPPAAQRFMAGRAGSKVREINSSHVVMMSHPAAATAMVLSAYAATR
- a CDS encoding family 43 glycosylhydrolase is translated as MRLALRTFLLTVGLLLPNVLFPPAAGADNPIVQTIYTADPAPLVHNGRVYLYTGHDEDGSTYFTMRDWRVYSSSDMANWTDHGSPMSLATFAWADANAWAGHVAHRNGRFYWYVPVRDRATGSMAIGVAVADSPTGPFRDALGRPLVNNNEIDPNVFIDDNGQAYLYWGNPRLWYVRLNTDMISYSGSPAQIPLTTAGFGTRTGNASRPTLYEEGPWVFKRNGVYYNVFAAECCSEFIAYSTAPSATGPWTYRGTIMPRQGGSFTNHAGIIDFNGGSYFFYHNGALPGGGGYTRSVAVEKFTYNADGTFPTINMTTAGPPQIGTLNPFVRQEAETIAWAAGVETEPSGEGGMNVGYIENGDYLKVKGVAFGDGASSFTARVASATGGGRIELRLGSATGTLVGTCTVAGTGGWQNWTSVTCPVSGATGTRDLYLRFAGGSGYLLNLNWWQFTPGSGSELLTNGTMEDGTTGWTASGGTLSSTTDVAHAGNRSLLNSGRAAAWNGPHQNVTAQLTNGKSYTTSVWVRSQSGTPSAKATLTITANGTTSYHQLTPAQTAGTNGWTQLTGTTTVSWTGTLTNASFYVETAAGTDGLYIDDASFR
- a CDS encoding WhiB family transcriptional regulator, producing MADLYWTSRAACRATDPDLFFPLTWDGRHQPAMRICSNCAVRPRCLEWALEAGEPDGVWGGTTPAERRRLRQHQG
- a CDS encoding Dps family protein, with the translated sequence MTTTHLDNLATAALQDVLIDVAELASQAKQAHWNVRGATFLSVHRWLDELAEALRGHADSLAERIAALGGWPDACSETLSERTTLESLPFGRLATGQALAAMDAGLERIAAVATSWLDNPAVGHDPVTADLLTGVCRDVQIQQWFARAQQ